The Lachnospiraceae bacterium oral taxon 500 genome window below encodes:
- a CDS encoding DUF871 domain-containing protein: MSPNQLYWRVLRDIFLFAEQRKYDIKKRFIKYGRVGSRKFFNRKNRLEKSLYRKGDQMYKPLNFSAFLSNFEELKPFFPEAEEYKKIGGTPYIFTSLHIAEENTADYAGRIKEMCAQIRAMGYQLIADVSKKTLEYVKKDDIVEVAREYGISILRPDFGFSREELAQIAAQIPICVNATILKEDEIEAIRGAGGEVYAMHNYYPRPETGLDDVFFRQRNDWLKAKGIPVMAFIAGNVFKRGPIFEGLPTLEQHRGLPPYVAYLDLALNFGIEDIYVGDGAISREEWEKIEYFRQTGELYLPVQTLSDKYDEYLFGRSYTVRVDSPRWVKRLQESREFAAAGREIEPVMALPRKAGSVTIDNIRYGRYSGEMQIVAEDLPLDERVNVIARISAKYLPLLPLIKNEQKVRFFKEN; encoded by the coding sequence TTGTCCCCAAATCAGCTTTATTGGCGTGTACTGAGAGATATATTTTTATTTGCAGAACAGAGAAAATACGATATTAAAAAACGTTTTATCAAATATGGACGAGTCGGCAGCAGAAAGTTTTTTAATCGGAAAAACAGATTGGAAAAAAGTTTATATAGAAAAGGAGATCAAATGTATAAGCCGTTAAATTTTAGTGCGTTTTTAAGCAATTTTGAGGAATTAAAACCTTTTTTTCCCGAAGCGGAGGAGTATAAAAAAATAGGAGGAACCCCTTATATTTTTACGTCATTGCACATTGCCGAGGAAAATACGGCTGATTACGCCGGGCGGATTAAAGAAATGTGCGCTCAGATCAGGGCAATGGGTTATCAGCTGATTGCCGATGTGTCAAAAAAAACACTGGAGTATGTCAAAAAAGATGATATTGTTGAGGTTGCCAGGGAATACGGGATTTCGATTTTACGGCCGGATTTTGGTTTCAGCCGGGAAGAACTGGCGCAAATTGCCGCGCAAATACCGATTTGCGTTAATGCTACTATTTTAAAAGAAGATGAAATTGAAGCTATCCGTGGAGCGGGTGGTGAAGTTTATGCTATGCATAATTATTATCCCAGGCCGGAAACGGGGCTGGACGATGTTTTTTTCCGGCAGCGCAATGACTGGCTAAAGGCCAAAGGGATTCCGGTGATGGCTTTTATTGCCGGCAATGTTTTTAAGCGGGGGCCGATTTTTGAGGGGCTGCCGACCTTGGAACAGCATCGCGGTCTGCCGCCGTATGTTGCCTATCTGGATTTGGCGCTGAACTTTGGGATTGAAGATATTTATGTCGGTGACGGCGCAATCAGCCGGGAAGAATGGGAAAAAATCGAATATTTCCGCCAGACCGGCGAGCTTTATCTGCCGGTGCAAACGCTGTCGGATAAATATGATGAATATTTATTTGGCCGAAGTTATACGGTGCGGGTAGATTCGCCCCGCTGGGTAAAGCGTTTGCAGGAGTCAAGGGAGTTTGCGGCGGCCGGTCGGGAGATTGAACCGGTGATGGCACTGCCGCGTAAGGCGGGCAGCGTAACAATTGATAATATCAGGTACGGCCGCTATTCAGGCGAGATGCAAATTGTAGCTGAGGATTTGCCGCTGGATGAAAGGGTCAATGTGATTGCCCGGATTTCGGCGAAATATTTGCCGCTCCTGCCGCTGATTAAAAATGAACAAAAGGTTCGCTTTTTTAAGGAAAATTAA
- a CDS encoding phosphohydrolase — MSDYIITYTGKRFYPLRPEIEAIDVCDIARALSLMTRANGHLPHFYSVGQHCVNCVREAKARNYSKRVQLGCLLHDASEAYLSDITRPVKQYLSNYKEFESGLQNKIFERFGLAGLTEAELHLIFLIDDTILQHEFLTLKGMPVFEIDLPVYSVPDTSERVFSEVEAEFLSLYQALK, encoded by the coding sequence ATGTCAGATTATATTATTACCTATACGGGAAAGCGCTTTTACCCGCTGCGCCCGGAGATAGAAGCGATTGATGTTTGCGATATTGCCCGGGCGCTGTCACTGATGACCAGAGCCAATGGGCATTTGCCGCATTTTTATTCGGTCGGGCAGCATTGCGTGAATTGCGTGCGGGAAGCCAAGGCCAGAAATTACTCTAAACGGGTGCAGTTGGGCTGCCTTTTGCATGATGCCAGTGAAGCCTATCTGTCGGATATTACCCGGCCGGTAAAACAGTATTTAAGCAATTACAAAGAGTTTGAGAGCGGGCTGCAAAATAAGATCTTTGAACGCTTTGGCTTGGCCGGACTGACGGAAGCGGAACTTCATTTGATTTTTTTGATTGACGATACTATTTTGCAGCATGAGTTTTTAACACTGAAGGGCATGCCGGTTTTTGAGATCGATTTGCCGGTATATTCGGTGCCGGACACTTCGGAACGCGTCTTTAGTGAAGTGGAAGCAGAGTTTTTAAGTTTGTATCAAGCATTGAAATAA
- a CDS encoding alpha-fucosidase: MDREQLINQLIQVRPSPKQLRQEEMEFYGFIHFSINTFTDKEWGDGTEDPVLFCPTALDTDQWAEIARAAGMKGLILTCKHHDGFCLWPSKYTEHSVKNSAYQQGKGDVIREFVESCHKYGLKAGIYLSPWDRNCKKYGCGREYDDFFVNQLTELLSGYGEIFTVWFDGACGEGENGKKQKYDWERYYEVIRRLQPEATISICGPDIRWCGNEAGKTRKSEWSVVAARMANNEKIAGASQQEDDITFRQKEIRSSEEDLGSIDRLKNETSFIWYPAEVDVSIRPGWFYHQAEDHQVKSAEKLFELYLKSAGGNAMLLLNIPPDKEGKIADSDEKSLRELGRQIREKFTHNLLECGTITATAAAIDCEAENMRKEGYEKWYQPQLLADEPISVKIRWKVPQNIRYIVLKENIPNSQRVESFKIKSEYQQKEWIYQGTTIGHKKIAELPADFKSDCLEIIFEEYRVCPQISFIGVY, from the coding sequence ATGGACAGAGAACAGCTTATCAATCAACTGATTCAGGTAAGACCAAGTCCAAAGCAACTCAGGCAGGAGGAAATGGAGTTTTACGGATTCATTCATTTTTCCATAAATACTTTTACAGATAAGGAATGGGGAGATGGGACAGAAGATCCGGTGTTATTTTGCCCGACAGCCTTGGATACGGATCAATGGGCTGAAATTGCGCGGGCGGCAGGAATGAAAGGCCTGATTTTAACCTGTAAACATCATGACGGTTTTTGCTTATGGCCCAGTAAATATACAGAACATTCGGTTAAAAACTCAGCCTATCAGCAAGGCAAAGGTGATGTGATCAGAGAATTTGTCGAGTCCTGCCATAAATACGGCTTAAAAGCGGGAATATATCTTTCGCCCTGGGATAGAAACTGCAAAAAATATGGCTGCGGCAGAGAGTATGATGATTTTTTTGTGAATCAATTAACGGAATTGTTAAGCGGATACGGTGAAATCTTTACGGTATGGTTCGACGGCGCCTGCGGGGAAGGCGAGAATGGGAAGAAGCAAAAATATGACTGGGAAAGGTATTATGAAGTAATCCGAAGATTGCAGCCGGAGGCCACGATCAGTATTTGCGGGCCCGATATTCGCTGGTGCGGCAATGAAGCGGGAAAGACGCGGAAAAGCGAATGGAGCGTAGTTGCTGCCAGAATGGCCAATAATGAGAAAATTGCAGGTGCCAGTCAGCAGGAAGATGATATTACATTCCGGCAAAAGGAAATCAGGAGCAGTGAAGAAGATTTAGGAAGCATCGACAGGCTGAAAAATGAAACAAGCTTTATCTGGTATCCGGCGGAAGTAGATGTCTCTATCCGGCCGGGCTGGTTTTATCATCAGGCGGAAGATCATCAGGTGAAATCAGCCGAGAAATTATTTGAGCTTTATTTAAAATCGGCAGGCGGAAATGCAATGCTGCTTTTAAATATTCCGCCCGATAAGGAAGGAAAAATAGCAGATTCCGACGAAAAAAGCCTAAGAGAATTGGGGCGGCAGATTCGTGAAAAGTTTACCCATAATTTGTTGGAGTGCGGCACAATCACAGCTACTGCTGCGGCAATAGATTGCGAAGCGGAAAATATGCGCAAGGAAGGATATGAAAAATGGTATCAGCCGCAGCTTTTGGCTGACGAACCGATTTCTGTGAAAATAAGATGGAAAGTGCCGCAAAATATTCGATACATCGTCTTAAAGGAAAATATTCCAAATAGCCAGCGGGTAGAAAGTTTTAAAATAAAATCGGAATATCAGCAAAAAGAATGGATTTATCAAGGTACGACCATCGGCCATAAAAAAATTGCAGAGCTGCCGGCAGATTTTAAAAGTGATTGCCTGGAAATTATTTTTGAGGAATATCGGGTTTGTCCCCAAATCAGCTTTATTGGCGTGTACTGA